One stretch of Bosea vaviloviae DNA includes these proteins:
- a CDS encoding aromatic ring-hydroxylating oxygenase subunit alpha — protein MIDRDRISRLLAERREGFSLPQAFYVDPALHEADLKAVFETEWLFACNSCEIKRPGDYLTLAVGDNPIVVLRDRDGGVRAFHNSCRHRGSRICGKEKGRATRLVCPYHQWVYELDGSLLNARQMPDDFDRGEYGLHPVHVEVICGMVYICLAQSPPDLARFRAGVTPYIAPHMPDRTKVAFEMTIIEEANWKLVIENNRECYHCAGNHPELLVTLVEFALPDDPRGPAQFKQLMDAKTAKWDALGLPHKPADGGEEFRCIRLPFHEGAVSFTGDGGPACRKLLGDFTEPDLGSVRMFRAPNNWNHFLSDHILHFRVLPLGQDRTAVRTTWLVHEDAVEGVDYEIERLTEVWIATNAQDAELAEVNHRGIRSMAYRPGPYAPSEFMLTHFANWYAGKMEAFVGAPSPVRIAAE, from the coding sequence GAAGGCCGTGTTCGAGACCGAGTGGCTGTTCGCCTGCAACTCCTGCGAGATCAAACGGCCGGGCGACTATCTGACGCTCGCCGTCGGCGACAACCCGATCGTCGTGCTGCGCGACCGCGACGGCGGCGTCCGCGCCTTCCACAATTCCTGCCGGCATCGCGGCTCGCGCATCTGCGGCAAGGAAAAGGGTCGCGCGACGCGGCTGGTCTGCCCCTACCACCAATGGGTCTATGAGCTCGACGGCTCGCTGCTGAATGCGCGCCAGATGCCTGATGATTTCGACCGCGGCGAATACGGGCTGCACCCCGTCCATGTCGAGGTGATCTGCGGCATGGTCTATATCTGCCTGGCGCAGAGCCCGCCCGATCTCGCCCGCTTCCGCGCCGGCGTGACGCCCTACATCGCCCCGCATATGCCCGACCGCACCAAGGTTGCCTTCGAGATGACGATCATCGAGGAGGCCAACTGGAAGCTCGTCATCGAGAACAATCGCGAATGCTATCACTGCGCCGGCAACCATCCTGAGCTGCTGGTGACGCTGGTCGAGTTCGCGCTGCCCGATGATCCGCGCGGGCCGGCCCAGTTCAAGCAGCTGATGGACGCCAAGACCGCAAAATGGGACGCGCTGGGGCTGCCGCACAAGCCCGCCGATGGCGGCGAGGAGTTCCGTTGCATCCGCCTGCCCTTCCATGAGGGCGCGGTCTCCTTCACCGGGGATGGCGGACCGGCTTGCAGGAAGCTGCTGGGCGACTTCACCGAGCCCGATCTCGGTTCGGTGCGGATGTTCCGGGCACCCAACAACTGGAACCACTTCCTGTCCGACCACATCCTGCATTTCCGCGTGCTGCCGCTCGGCCAGGATCGGACGGCGGTTCGCACCACCTGGCTGGTGCATGAGGATGCGGTCGAGGGCGTCGATTACGAGATCGAGCGCCTCACCGAGGTCTGGATCGCGACCAACGCACAGGACGCCGAGCTCGCGGAGGTCAATCATCGCGGCATCCGTTCGATGGCCTATCGGCCCGGACCCTATGCGCCATCCGAGTTCATGCTGACCCATTTCGCCAATTGGTATGCCGGCAAGATGGAGGCCTTCGTCGGTGCACCCTCGCCCGTCAGGATCGCGGCGGAATGA
- a CDS encoding flavin reductase family protein translates to MSEADFLGLTVVEIRPETRDIKTFLFRPDQAMRTHEAGQSMTLRLSVDGETLFRTFSLASAPGSDMLAMTIKAHAQGRATRWLHDRLSLGDMIAARAPRGRFTIASRQTERIALVSAGSGASPLMAMLRHLAEVAAGTDIAWLHAARTPADILFAGELAALQRAMPNLTVAMLVSRPEPGWFGFSGRLNRRLVSVAVPDFGRREVFCCGPAGFMDEARLIHAAEGGLPRHFQIEHFGAVAPAAPAPVPDNAPETGYAVQMGEKRFRARADETLLEAATRQTIVIPCGCASGLCGTCRVSLVDGKVVMQHEGGISAEEEAQGFILACSSRPRSDVTIAL, encoded by the coding sequence ATGAGCGAGGCGGATTTCCTGGGGCTGACCGTGGTCGAAATCCGGCCCGAAACGCGCGACATCAAGACCTTCCTGTTCCGGCCCGATCAAGCCATGCGGACCCATGAGGCGGGACAGTCGATGACGCTTCGACTCAGCGTCGATGGCGAGACCCTGTTTCGGACCTTCTCGCTGGCCTCGGCTCCAGGCAGCGACATGCTGGCGATGACGATCAAGGCGCATGCGCAGGGCCGCGCGACGCGCTGGCTGCATGATCGGCTCTCACTCGGCGACATGATCGCGGCGCGCGCGCCGCGCGGGCGCTTCACCATTGCCTCCCGGCAAACCGAGAGGATCGCGCTGGTCTCGGCCGGCTCGGGGGCCAGCCCCCTGATGGCGATGCTGCGTCATCTGGCCGAGGTCGCAGCCGGCACGGATATCGCTTGGCTGCACGCGGCGCGGACGCCCGCCGACATCCTGTTCGCAGGCGAGCTCGCCGCGCTCCAGCGCGCCATGCCCAATCTCACGGTCGCGATGCTGGTCAGTCGGCCGGAGCCGGGCTGGTTCGGGTTCTCCGGCCGGCTCAACCGGCGGCTGGTCTCGGTCGCAGTGCCGGATTTCGGCCGGCGCGAGGTGTTCTGCTGCGGCCCGGCCGGCTTCATGGACGAGGCCAGGCTGATCCACGCCGCCGAGGGTGGCCTGCCCAGACATTTCCAGATCGAGCATTTCGGTGCCGTCGCGCCCGCCGCGCCCGCGCCGGTTCCCGATAACGCGCCGGAAACGGGCTATGCCGTCCAGATGGGCGAGAAGCGCTTCCGCGCCCGCGCCGACGAGACGCTGCTGGAGGCCGCCACCCGCCAGACCATCGTCATCCCCTGCGGCTGCGCCTCGGGCTTATGCGGCACCTGCCGCGTCAGCCTGGTCGATGGCAAGGTCGTCATGCAGCATGAGGGCGGCATCTCGGCGGAGGAGGAAGCGCAGGGCTTCATCCTCGCCTGCTCGTCGCGGCCACGCTCGGATGTGACGATCGCGCTGTAG
- a CDS encoding NAD(P)/FAD-dependent oxidoreductase, with product MSEIKGASVVIVGGGVTGLSAAWWLAREGVDVLVVEKGMIGWEASGRNGGGCSHHHSPLFLEEQRLWPQLDELLRYPTEFSASRVRLASSEQQMALYGRALSNAKRQGFESEILDVKQIRELVPLAGENMVGGYFYKFGGHANPHRTLQAYAWALQDHGGRVMQHCAVTGFQLTGGKVSCVETERGLVACDHLVIAAGPQTGRLSAMLGQEVPVASARCEMVVTEPLPLMPYGGVDGNGLYGRQTLRGNLAYGGGPHEWLDIAGNAAPAKPATPLMGHIGRRLAELLPKASHARIIRSWAGVIENTPDGRPVIDHLASKDNVVVATLSSVGFGLSPASGRAIRDLVIDGACSFTDISSFKLSRFAQLEPNWRELQGWQALAAQEAIAA from the coding sequence GTGAGCGAGATCAAGGGAGCCTCGGTCGTCATCGTCGGTGGCGGTGTCACCGGCCTCAGCGCGGCCTGGTGGCTGGCGCGCGAGGGCGTCGACGTCCTCGTCGTCGAGAAGGGCATGATCGGCTGGGAGGCGTCGGGCCGCAATGGCGGCGGCTGCTCGCACCACCATTCGCCGCTCTTCCTCGAGGAGCAGCGGCTCTGGCCGCAGCTGGACGAATTGCTGCGCTATCCCACCGAGTTCAGCGCCAGCCGCGTGCGCCTGGCATCGAGCGAACAGCAGATGGCGCTCTATGGCCGGGCGCTGTCGAATGCGAAGCGGCAAGGCTTCGAATCCGAGATCCTCGACGTCAAGCAGATCAGGGAGCTCGTGCCGCTGGCCGGCGAGAACATGGTCGGCGGCTATTTCTACAAATTCGGCGGCCACGCCAATCCGCATCGCACCCTGCAGGCCTATGCCTGGGCGCTGCAGGACCATGGCGGGCGCGTGATGCAGCACTGCGCCGTGACCGGCTTCCAGCTGACGGGCGGCAAGGTGAGCTGCGTCGAGACCGAGCGCGGGCTCGTCGCCTGCGACCATCTCGTCATCGCCGCCGGTCCCCAGACCGGGCGACTGTCGGCCATGCTCGGGCAGGAGGTGCCGGTGGCTTCGGCCCGCTGCGAGATGGTCGTGACCGAGCCGCTGCCGCTGATGCCCTATGGCGGCGTCGACGGGAACGGCCTGTATGGACGCCAGACGCTGCGCGGCAACCTCGCCTATGGCGGCGGCCCGCATGAATGGCTCGACATTGCCGGCAATGCCGCGCCGGCCAAGCCGGCGACGCCGCTGATGGGCCATATTGGCCGCCGGCTGGCGGAATTGCTGCCCAAGGCGTCCCATGCCCGGATCATCCGCTCCTGGGCGGGCGTGATCGAGAACACGCCCGATGGCCGGCCGGTGATCGACCACCTCGCCTCGAAGGACAATGTCGTGGTGGCGACGCTGTCGAGCGTTGGTTTCGGACTCTCGCCGGCGAGCGGCCGCGCGATCCGCGACCTGGTGATCGACGGCGCCTGCTCCTTTACCGATATCTCCTCGTTCAAGCTGTCGCGTTTCGCGCAGCTTGAGCCGAACTGGCGCGAATTGCAGGGCTGGCAGGCTCTGGCCGCGCAGGAGGCGATCGCGGCGTGA
- a CDS encoding FAD-dependent oxidoreductase, which yields MAPTIPPDPKSVAGKALQIEERTQLLVIGAGPAGLAAAIEAAGQGLSVVLIDENPVSFKTMGDEVPLHYGQGMSGLARNRNAMLEAFIASEPQIEIAFEAGVDLRLGTVCWGLYANGPSVSWLPGLVAGLNDEDRSWLLQADHVVVAAGRRDMGLGFPGWEKPGVMGATAAAALASRYGALAPRRIVVLGSSTEALIAADALRRAGAEIAAIVEQAAEPLASPDLVDGLRAGGTEILTGHVVREALGRESVEAALVSAVDAAGRATGMERELACDGIVLAVGATPVVDLIDALGCKVAFQAQRGGYVPLVDADQRTSLRQVFAVGDGAGIWPSKSMNRGIAEAEGRRAVAAIVRELGLDDGRAVPDAVAPDAASHDIGAYRLAWVRASVIEAKAEFHVCQCEEVTAREILEVRPPRYLDWQNERRNDRSLSALLGEEPPNPDQIKRLTRAGMGPCQGRRCREQVAALLALGAAMPLSSIPLASYRAPVRPLPLSVAGQIPEPPEQAEHWDTWFGMHAQWRPFWDVPELYTVAGNDATGPVASE from the coding sequence ATGGCCCCGACCATTCCGCCCGATCCGAAATCAGTCGCCGGCAAGGCCTTGCAGATCGAGGAGCGCACGCAGCTTCTGGTGATCGGCGCCGGTCCCGCCGGGCTTGCCGCCGCCATCGAGGCGGCCGGGCAGGGTCTTTCGGTCGTGCTCATCGACGAGAACCCGGTTTCCTTCAAGACCATGGGCGACGAGGTACCGCTGCATTACGGGCAGGGGATGTCGGGGCTCGCGCGCAATCGCAACGCCATGCTGGAGGCCTTCATCGCCTCCGAGCCGCAAATCGAGATCGCCTTCGAGGCCGGCGTTGATCTCCGTCTCGGCACGGTCTGCTGGGGGCTCTACGCCAATGGTCCGTCGGTGAGCTGGCTGCCGGGCCTGGTTGCCGGGCTGAACGACGAGGACCGCTCCTGGCTGCTCCAGGCCGACCATGTCGTGGTCGCCGCCGGGCGCCGCGACATGGGGCTCGGCTTCCCCGGCTGGGAGAAGCCCGGCGTGATGGGGGCAACCGCCGCCGCCGCATTGGCATCGCGCTACGGCGCGCTGGCGCCGCGCCGGATCGTGGTTCTGGGCTCGTCCACCGAGGCGCTGATCGCGGCGGATGCGCTGCGCCGGGCCGGTGCCGAGATCGCCGCCATCGTCGAGCAGGCGGCCGAGCCGCTGGCCTCGCCCGATCTGGTTGACGGGCTGCGCGCGGGCGGCACCGAAATCTTGACCGGCCATGTCGTGCGCGAGGCGCTGGGCCGCGAGAGTGTCGAGGCGGCGCTCGTCAGCGCGGTCGATGCGGCCGGCCGCGCCACCGGCATGGAACGCGAGCTCGCCTGCGACGGCATCGTGCTTGCGGTCGGGGCGACGCCGGTCGTCGATCTCATCGACGCGCTCGGTTGCAAGGTCGCGTTCCAGGCGCAACGCGGCGGCTATGTCCCGCTCGTCGATGCCGATCAGCGCACCAGCCTTCGTCAGGTCTTCGCGGTCGGTGACGGCGCCGGCATCTGGCCGTCGAAGTCGATGAATCGTGGGATCGCGGAGGCCGAGGGCCGGCGCGCGGTCGCGGCCATCGTCCGGGAGCTCGGGCTCGACGACGGCCGGGCCGTACCCGACGCCGTCGCGCCCGACGCCGCGAGCCATGACATCGGCGCCTATCGTCTCGCCTGGGTGCGCGCCAGCGTCATCGAAGCCAAAGCGGAGTTCCATGTCTGCCAATGTGAGGAGGTGACGGCCCGCGAGATCCTGGAGGTTCGTCCGCCACGCTATCTCGACTGGCAGAACGAGCGCCGCAACGACCGCTCGCTTTCGGCGCTGCTCGGCGAGGAGCCGCCCAATCCCGACCAGATCAAGCGCCTGACCCGAGCCGGCATGGGTCCCTGCCAAGGTCGCCGCTGCCGCGAGCAGGTCGCGGCGCTGCTGGCGCTGGGCGCGGCGATGCCCTTGTCGTCGATCCCGCTGGCGAGCTACCGGGCGCCGGTCCGGCCACTGCCGCTCTCGGTCGCGGGCCAGATCCCGGAGCCGCCGGAGCAGGCCGAGCACTGGGACACCTGGTTCGGCATGCATGCGCAATGGCGTCCGTTCTGGGACGTGCCGGAGCTCTATACGGTCGCGGGCAACGACGCGACCGGCCCCGTGGCGAGCGAGTGA